One genomic window of Sporocytophaga myxococcoides DSM 11118 includes the following:
- a CDS encoding polysaccharide deacetylase family protein → MERLLERLLFICLLISFYNVEAQKSLNSNLSMAGNLMIDNKYSEAPAFEYFLYNGHDSNFEYFISNWFDDKRAAVVLTFDDWSPGHPAIVIPELKKRKINGTFFITNVLGTPDWNIVRNAYEDGNEIANHTKSHPDLTKLSEDQKKDEIRDSKNYFGEKLKGGKVLTFAYPFGRYDQEVLDSVRNSGHIASRGVQLSSGNYTYNFALVEDDYYKILTYGMDNTISIAQFNSQLENIIKGGGLLTYLYHSIYSNTITDNSYAKIHQNDLGKQLDTLLSRKNDVWICTFAQAIQYHREKKTAKLIETSAPFTKGNTWKLNLSDQLPDRLYFQPLTTKVKMPANITNVLCIYQNGKRLNFKITSGELMFNAVPDGGEITIKIR, encoded by the coding sequence ATGGAACGTTTGTTGGAAAGGCTGCTGTTCATTTGTTTGTTAATATCTTTTTATAATGTAGAAGCACAGAAAAGTCTCAATTCAAATCTTTCTATGGCAGGAAATTTGATGATTGATAATAAATACTCAGAAGCTCCGGCTTTTGAGTATTTTCTTTATAATGGCCATGATTCAAACTTCGAATATTTCATATCTAACTGGTTTGATGATAAAAGAGCTGCTGTTGTCCTCACTTTTGATGATTGGTCTCCCGGCCATCCTGCTATTGTGATTCCAGAATTGAAGAAAAGAAAAATCAATGGGACTTTTTTTATTACCAATGTTTTGGGTACGCCTGATTGGAACATAGTCAGAAATGCCTATGAAGATGGGAATGAAATTGCCAACCATACTAAAAGCCATCCTGATCTTACAAAATTGTCAGAAGATCAGAAGAAGGATGAAATCAGAGACAGCAAAAACTATTTTGGGGAAAAACTTAAAGGAGGTAAGGTATTAACTTTTGCCTATCCTTTTGGAAGATATGATCAAGAAGTACTGGATTCGGTCCGTAATAGTGGTCACATAGCATCCAGAGGAGTGCAGCTATCATCCGGAAATTATACTTATAATTTTGCTCTTGTGGAAGATGATTATTACAAGATTCTAACCTACGGGATGGATAATACAATTTCTATTGCTCAGTTCAATTCTCAACTGGAAAATATCATAAAAGGAGGCGGGCTATTAACTTATTTGTATCACAGTATTTATAGTAATACAATTACTGACAACTCTTATGCAAAGATACATCAGAATGACTTAGGAAAGCAGCTTGATACTTTGTTGTCAAGAAAGAACGATGTTTGGATATGTACCTTTGCTCAGGCAATTCAATACCACCGAGAAAAGAAGACAGCTAAGCTTATAGAAACTTCTGCCCCTTTTACTAAAGGTAATACCTGGAAGCTTAACCTTAGTGACCAGCTTCCGGACCGCCTGTATTTTCAGCCACTTACAACTAAGGTGAAAATGCCGGCGAATATTACCAATGTTTTATGTATTTATCAGAATGGTAAAAGACTGAATTTTAAAATAACATCAGGGGAGCTGATGTTTAATGCTGTTCCGGATGGAGGTGAAATTACAATTAAAATCAGGTGA
- a CDS encoding glycoside hydrolase family 9 protein, protein MVKFYSTLFLSLYLFLLSGWQDSSAQSVSKYIVADQFGYLPDEVKIAVIRNPEIGFDGTESFTPGTLYAVVNSAGEQVYSGPLQLWSAGTVDASSGDKAWWFDFSYVNTPGEYYILDVTNNVRSYPFQISAAIYNDVLKHAVRTFFYQRAGFAKEAKYAGAGWADGASHMQDKTARAYNDKANAAKAKDVFGGWYDAGDYNKYTNWTSSYVVQMMLAYLEKPDAWADNYNLPESGNGVPDLLDEAKWGIDHLLRMQQADGSVISIASLSHSSPPSSATGTTYYGGINTSSAQSVAGALAIASKVYRSLNMNNYADTLIKRAKMAWNWSAANPAVMWRNNDAANGSSGIGAGQQEQGSDYDLPMGRLKAAIFLYAATGEEQYKTYVDANYQNAHLIQWSFAYPFESELQDVLLYYTSLPGATSASKTKILNAYKGSMTNSDDNFKAFNSKIDPYRAHLKDYTWGSNNIKSMQGTMFHNVISYNVDATKNTSAREAALGYVHYIHGVNPLSMVYLSNMYNYGAEKGVNEFYHTWFTDKSAKWDRVGTSTYGPAPGFLTGGPNPGYDLDGCCATGTCGSSQNNAICTSESVTPPKGQPKQKSYKDFNSNWPLNSWAVTENSNGYQISYIRLLSKFVDLKEVTSVDGPTGNIAPSIDLFPNPTNGSFWISNVKPGKYQVTVMDIRGSVMKTFYMDSGQQEIQLSELPSGSYLIKVAGGDQVIVKPLIKL, encoded by the coding sequence ATGGTTAAATTTTATTCTACACTATTTCTATCTCTTTATTTATTTCTTTTATCCGGGTGGCAGGATTCTTCTGCCCAATCTGTATCTAAATATATTGTGGCAGATCAGTTCGGATATCTTCCCGATGAAGTTAAAATAGCTGTTATCAGGAATCCGGAGATAGGTTTTGATGGCACGGAATCTTTTACTCCGGGAACTTTGTATGCTGTTGTCAATTCAGCAGGAGAGCAAGTGTATTCTGGTCCTCTTCAATTATGGTCTGCAGGTACTGTAGATGCTTCTTCCGGAGACAAAGCTTGGTGGTTCGACTTTTCGTATGTAAACACCCCGGGTGAATATTATATCCTGGATGTTACCAATAATGTCCGTTCGTATCCTTTTCAGATTAGTGCAGCCATTTATAATGATGTCTTGAAACATGCAGTTCGTACCTTCTTCTATCAGCGTGCGGGTTTTGCGAAAGAAGCAAAATATGCAGGAGCAGGTTGGGCAGACGGGGCAAGTCATATGCAAGACAAAACTGCAAGAGCATATAATGATAAGGCGAATGCTGCAAAAGCAAAAGATGTATTTGGTGGTTGGTATGATGCCGGTGATTACAATAAATATACAAACTGGACTTCCAGCTATGTAGTACAGATGATGCTGGCTTACCTTGAAAAGCCGGATGCTTGGGCTGATAATTACAATTTGCCGGAATCAGGTAATGGCGTTCCGGATCTACTGGATGAAGCTAAGTGGGGTATTGATCATTTGCTTCGCATGCAACAAGCAGATGGTTCAGTAATCAGCATTGCTTCACTTTCGCATTCTAGTCCTCCTTCTAGTGCTACAGGTACTACTTATTACGGTGGTATTAATACTTCCTCTGCACAAAGCGTGGCAGGAGCCTTAGCTATTGCATCTAAAGTTTATCGTTCTCTTAACATGAACAACTATGCTGATACTTTGATTAAAAGAGCTAAAATGGCATGGAACTGGTCTGCTGCAAATCCAGCTGTGATGTGGAGAAACAATGATGCAGCAAACGGATCTTCCGGTATTGGTGCAGGACAGCAGGAGCAAGGGAGTGATTACGATCTACCTATGGGAAGGCTAAAAGCGGCCATTTTCTTATATGCTGCTACTGGTGAAGAGCAGTATAAGACATATGTGGATGCAAATTATCAAAATGCACACCTTATACAATGGTCATTCGCCTATCCTTTTGAATCGGAATTACAGGATGTATTACTTTATTATACTTCTCTTCCGGGAGCAACGAGCGCAAGCAAAACAAAGATACTCAATGCTTATAAAGGTAGCATGACAAACAGTGATGATAACTTTAAAGCATTCAACTCTAAAATCGATCCTTATCGAGCACACCTGAAAGATTATACCTGGGGTAGCAACAACATCAAATCTATGCAAGGAACTATGTTCCATAATGTGATTAGTTATAATGTCGACGCTACTAAAAATACAAGTGCAAGAGAAGCTGCTTTAGGATATGTACATTATATTCACGGAGTTAATCCTCTCAGTATGGTTTACCTTTCCAATATGTACAATTATGGTGCTGAAAAGGGGGTTAATGAATTTTATCACACTTGGTTCACAGACAAAAGCGCGAAGTGGGATAGAGTAGGAACTTCTACTTATGGTCCTGCTCCCGGCTTTTTGACAGGTGGTCCAAACCCTGGATATGACTTGGATGGATGCTGCGCTACTGGTACTTGTGGTAGTTCACAAAATAACGCTATATGTACTTCAGAGTCTGTTACACCTCCGAAAGGTCAGCCGAAGCAAAAGTCTTATAAAGATTTCAATTCGAATTGGCCATTAAATTCCTGGGCTGTGACAGAGAACAGCAATGGGTATCAGATTAGTTATATTCGCTTGCTTTCCAAATTTGTGGATCTGAAAGAGGTTACAAGTGTTGATGGTCCTACTGGGAATATTGCTCCGTCAATTGATCTCTTTCCGAACCCTACAAACGGTTCTTTCTGGATCAGCAATGTGAAGCCAGGAAAATATCAGGTAACCGTAATGGATATCAGAGGTTCTGTAATGAAGACATTCTATATGGATAGCGGACAACAGGAAATCCAACTTTCTGAATTACCTTCCGGGTCATATCTTATCAAGGTTGCAGGAGGAGATCAGGTTATAGTAAAACCATTGATTAAACTATAA
- a CDS encoding T9SS type A sorting domain-containing protein, whose translation MEKLSRGLVAARSGNNNFISWRWLGTEGDNVTFNLYRNGTKVNTTPLTVCNYTDNGAAASATYYIKAIADGIEQAASATVTVWGAQFLKIPITAPAGGTTPDGVAYTYIANDASVADLDGDGDYEIILKWDPSNSKDNSNSGYTGNTYVDAYKMNGTRMWRINFGINIRSGAHYMDFMVFDFDGDGKAEMMTRTADGTIDGKGVRIGTTTDYRNSGGYVLSGPEYFTVFNGETGAAMATANYWPARGTVADWGDGYGNRVDRFRAGVAYLDGVKPSGIFCRGYYTRLAVAAWDWDGKNLTNRWKFDSGFNSSNEYFSQGDHSLSIADVDGDGKQEVISGAAIIDDNGTGYYSTQKGHGDALHVGDLDPSLPGIEVFNIQEPVGDAGAYMYSAKDKKILWKKASVAGSDEGPGRGVCADISAKWPGSEAWVIGGGISGQLMDVKGNFVGNQPTSGGSGATCNFLVWWNGDLLREMLDDTRIDNYDQGRIVVLGSLAPVSSNNGSKKNPCLSGDILGDWREEILMRASDNTALYLFTTVIPTNYKFRTLLHDAQYRTAIAWQNTGYNQPPHPSFFLGDGVTSIPKPNIATACSGITAPAVTNVGYCQGSPASVLTAAASTDGNLVWYGTSATGGTASFMPPTPNTSNNGKTTYYVSQIISGCESSRSAIVVTVNALPDATISYTGSLSFCQGSSVSLNAIAGNGLSYQWKNGSANVGTSSTYLASTAGSYTLTVTDANKCVATSTPVVTTVSAATTNWYADIDKDGKGDPNTRLTACAQPNGYVADNSDLCASDSNKTNPGNCGCGKTESSCLDCNNVANGAATLDNCDRCVNGTTGRMPCSDAGEAETDACLYDGTVDNNNAGFKGTGFINVPNSIGSRIVFNVNANSSASVVLSFRYASGGANDRTANVLVNGVSQVAIQSFPSTGAFTTYKTIDVSLQLNSGNNIVELVSNTADGLANIDQIGYVSSGVGKGECLVTAIEDIKEATYVSIYPNPSSSSFYIRLNKNADVEITNIEGKTLEKFKNVSELEFGSDLIPGIYFAKVENKIFKFVKY comes from the coding sequence ATGGAAAAATTGTCGAGGGGATTAGTGGCCGCAAGAAGTGGCAATAATAACTTTATCAGTTGGAGATGGCTTGGAACTGAAGGGGACAATGTAACCTTTAACCTTTATAGAAATGGTACTAAAGTGAATACAACACCTTTGACAGTGTGCAATTATACAGATAATGGTGCTGCTGCCTCCGCTACATATTATATAAAAGCTATAGCGGATGGAATAGAACAGGCAGCTTCTGCAACAGTCACTGTCTGGGGAGCTCAATTTCTTAAGATTCCTATCACCGCACCTGCTGGAGGCACGACACCGGACGGAGTGGCTTATACATATATTGCCAATGATGCCAGCGTAGCTGATTTGGATGGGGATGGTGATTATGAAATCATATTGAAATGGGACCCTTCCAATTCAAAGGATAATTCTAATTCTGGGTATACAGGTAATACATATGTCGATGCCTATAAGATGAACGGAACCCGCATGTGGCGTATTAATTTTGGAATAAATATTCGTTCCGGAGCGCATTATATGGACTTTATGGTCTTTGATTTTGACGGGGATGGAAAAGCGGAAATGATGACACGTACTGCCGATGGAACTATAGACGGAAAAGGAGTTCGTATTGGCACAACAACTGATTATAGAAATTCAGGAGGATATGTATTAAGTGGCCCGGAATACTTTACTGTTTTTAATGGTGAAACGGGAGCAGCTATGGCTACCGCCAATTATTGGCCTGCCAGAGGTACCGTCGCGGATTGGGGCGATGGATATGGCAATCGTGTAGATCGTTTCCGTGCGGGAGTGGCCTATCTCGATGGAGTAAAACCGAGTGGTATTTTCTGTCGTGGCTATTATACGCGTTTGGCTGTAGCAGCATGGGATTGGGATGGGAAGAATTTGACAAACCGTTGGAAGTTCGATTCAGGCTTCAACTCATCCAATGAATATTTTAGTCAGGGAGACCATTCTTTGAGCATTGCAGATGTGGATGGTGATGGCAAACAGGAAGTGATATCAGGGGCTGCGATTATAGATGACAATGGAACGGGATATTATTCCACTCAGAAAGGTCATGGTGATGCCTTACATGTAGGTGATCTGGATCCCTCCCTTCCAGGCATTGAAGTGTTCAATATTCAGGAACCTGTTGGCGATGCCGGCGCATACATGTATAGCGCTAAGGACAAAAAGATTCTATGGAAAAAGGCTAGTGTGGCAGGAAGCGATGAAGGTCCCGGTAGAGGAGTTTGTGCAGATATCTCAGCCAAATGGCCTGGTTCCGAAGCATGGGTGATTGGCGGAGGTATATCAGGGCAGCTGATGGATGTCAAAGGGAATTTTGTAGGCAATCAGCCTACTTCTGGCGGATCTGGTGCCACTTGTAATTTCCTGGTGTGGTGGAATGGAGATTTATTAAGAGAAATGCTTGATGATACCCGTATTGACAACTATGATCAGGGAAGAATAGTAGTTCTGGGTAGCTTGGCGCCAGTATCCTCCAACAATGGATCAAAGAAAAATCCTTGTTTGAGCGGTGATATACTTGGTGATTGGCGCGAAGAGATTCTTATGAGAGCAAGTGATAATACTGCATTGTATTTATTTACTACAGTTATTCCTACCAACTATAAATTCAGAACTCTATTGCACGACGCTCAATACCGCACTGCAATAGCATGGCAGAATACAGGGTATAATCAACCTCCGCATCCAAGCTTCTTTTTGGGGGATGGTGTTACAAGTATTCCTAAGCCGAATATAGCTACTGCATGTTCAGGTATTACTGCTCCAGCTGTAACAAACGTGGGTTATTGCCAGGGATCACCTGCAAGTGTATTAACTGCTGCGGCAAGTACAGATGGTAATTTGGTCTGGTATGGAACAAGTGCCACCGGAGGCACAGCATCTTTTATGCCTCCGACTCCGAATACTTCCAACAATGGAAAAACGACATATTATGTTTCACAAATAATAAGTGGCTGTGAAAGCAGTCGTTCTGCAATCGTTGTAACTGTGAATGCTTTGCCTGATGCTACAATCTCTTATACCGGTTCATTGTCTTTCTGTCAGGGCTCTTCTGTATCACTAAATGCCATTGCGGGTAATGGCCTTTCTTACCAATGGAAAAATGGCTCAGCCAACGTTGGGACTTCCTCTACATATCTTGCAAGCACAGCAGGTTCTTATACGCTTACAGTGACAGATGCAAATAAATGCGTAGCAACTTCGACTCCGGTAGTAACCACTGTTTCTGCAGCAACAACCAATTGGTATGCGGATATTGACAAAGATGGTAAAGGAGATCCAAATACGAGGCTTACAGCATGTGCACAACCAAATGGTTATGTAGCTGATAATTCAGATTTATGTGCTTCTGATTCCAATAAAACCAATCCTGGAAATTGTGGATGTGGTAAAACAGAAAGCTCCTGTCTTGATTGCAATAATGTAGCAAATGGGGCAGCGACATTAGATAACTGTGATCGCTGCGTTAATGGTACAACCGGGAGAATGCCTTGCTCAGATGCAGGTGAAGCCGAAACGGATGCATGTTTGTATGATGGAACAGTTGACAATAACAATGCTGGCTTCAAAGGCACAGGCTTTATAAATGTTCCGAATTCAATTGGTTCAAGAATCGTATTTAACGTTAATGCAAACTCTTCCGCAAGCGTGGTGCTCTCTTTTAGATATGCGAGCGGTGGGGCAAATGATCGTACAGCTAATGTTTTGGTAAATGGAGTTTCTCAGGTTGCCATTCAAAGTTTCCCATCAACAGGTGCATTCACAACTTATAAAACTATTGACGTTTCGCTGCAATTAAACTCAGGCAACAATATAGTGGAATTAGTTTCAAACACTGCGGATGGCTTAGCTAATATTGATCAGATAGGATATGTGAGTTCAGGAGTAGGAAAAGGAGAATGTCTGGTCACTGCCATTGAAGACATTAAAGAAGCGACATACGTTTCAATCTATCCTAATCCAAGTAGCAGCAGTTTTTACATACGATTGAATAAAAATGCCGATGTTGAAATTACTAATATAGAGGGCAAGACATTAGAAAAATTCAAAAACGTATCAGAGCTTGAATTTGGAAGTGATTTAATTCCGGGCATATACTTTGCTAAAGTCGAGAATAAGATATTCAAGTTTGTGAAATATTGA